A portion of the Halopelagius inordinatus genome contains these proteins:
- a CDS encoding sensor histidine kinase, with amino-acid sequence MRPRLLSLADRLGFSSPPDAAFDGTQRRGPKRLVASGLLASTGLLLLVPNMYPLLRGAPTPIATALSVLGSAVSVGLVAAGYLLHRSRFSDRNAVRIAAWNALGVVVLGLVMLGHAASQGAVPTGLDTTTFVVANLVAIAAAAHVVIGVYDARRVRAEQLARERRRIAVLNRVLRHNLRHEAQVLSGYADIVAAEAGANDRLASSAATVKRSADTVGSLADDAKVIMQARERGPDAYEPTDAEAVLGGAVDDVRADSPSADVTVRATDESVSVLATSDLRRALSELVENAVEHGSTGDSPSDDAAERDSPNVAASVRRDGDVVEFRVVDEGPGIPDHERAVVNGDAEITQLTHGSGLGLWVAKAVAESHGGELTFAEGDADGAVVTLSVPRA; translated from the coding sequence ATGCGCCCACGACTGCTCTCTCTCGCCGACCGACTCGGGTTCTCGTCCCCGCCGGACGCGGCGTTCGACGGAACGCAGAGGCGGGGACCGAAACGACTCGTCGCAAGCGGGCTTCTCGCTTCGACCGGACTCCTCCTTCTCGTCCCGAACATGTATCCGCTCCTCCGCGGAGCGCCGACGCCTATCGCGACCGCCCTCTCGGTTCTCGGCTCCGCCGTCTCGGTCGGACTCGTCGCCGCCGGATATCTCCTCCACCGGAGCCGATTCAGCGACCGCAACGCGGTCAGAATCGCGGCGTGGAACGCCCTCGGCGTCGTCGTCCTCGGTCTCGTGATGCTCGGACACGCCGCCTCGCAGGGGGCCGTCCCGACCGGATTAGACACCACCACGTTCGTCGTCGCCAACCTCGTCGCTATCGCCGCCGCGGCGCACGTCGTCATCGGCGTCTACGACGCCCGGCGAGTCAGAGCAGAGCAACTCGCCAGAGAACGCCGTCGAATCGCCGTTCTCAACCGCGTCCTCAGACACAACCTCAGACACGAGGCGCAGGTGCTCTCTGGGTACGCCGACATCGTCGCGGCCGAGGCGGGCGCGAACGACCGACTCGCGTCCTCGGCGGCGACGGTCAAGCGGAGTGCCGATACGGTGGGGAGTCTCGCCGACGACGCGAAAGTCATCATGCAGGCACGAGAGCGGGGTCCGGACGCCTACGAACCGACGGACGCCGAAGCGGTACTCGGCGGTGCCGTAGACGACGTTCGCGCGGACTCGCCGTCGGCGGACGTGACCGTGCGCGCCACAGACGAGAGCGTCTCGGTTCTCGCGACGAGCGACCTCCGACGCGCCCTGTCCGAACTCGTCGAGAACGCCGTAGAGCACGGTTCGACGGGCGACTCTCCGTCCGACGACGCCGCGGAACGCGACTCCCCGAACGTCGCCGCGTCGGTCCGACGGGACGGCGACGTCGTGGAGTTCCGCGTCGTAGACGAGGGACCGGGCATCCCGGACCACGAACGAGCGGTCGTCAACGGCGACGCGGAGATAACGCAACTCACGCACGGGAGCGGTCTCGGCCTCTGGGTGGCGAAGGCAGTCGCCGAATCCCACGGCGGGGAGTTGACGTTCGCCGAGGGGGACGCAGACGGCGCAGTCGTGACGCTCTCGGTTCCACGGGCCTGA
- a CDS encoding amino acid-binding protein — protein MTGDEDAADTGPDADVTETDGGERPQPHTVRLELVDEPGELLAALRPISDNGGNLLSIFHERGNLTPRGRIPVEVDLECPPDRFETIVEALRNEGVNVIQAGAERYGEELSVVLIGHLVDTDLSDTLRRIEECSSASVSDISLNAPEGREDVSSARLRLATRAGETEAAIDAVRTIADEKELHVVEPLTEGTA, from the coding sequence ATGACCGGCGACGAAGACGCCGCAGACACCGGCCCCGACGCGGACGTCACCGAAACCGACGGCGGGGAACGGCCCCAACCGCACACGGTCCGTCTCGAACTCGTGGACGAACCCGGAGAGTTGCTCGCCGCCCTCCGGCCGATATCCGACAACGGCGGTAACCTGCTGTCCATCTTCCACGAACGGGGGAATCTGACCCCCCGCGGGCGAATCCCCGTGGAGGTGGACTTGGAGTGTCCGCCCGACCGCTTCGAGACCATCGTCGAAGCTCTCCGAAACGAGGGCGTCAACGTCATCCAAGCGGGCGCGGAGCGCTACGGCGAGGAACTGTCGGTCGTCCTCATCGGACATCTCGTGGACACCGACCTCTCGGATACGCTCCGCCGCATCGAGGAGTGCAGTTCGGCCTCGGTCTCCGACATCTCGCTCAACGCGCCGGAGGGCAGAGAGGACGTCTCCAGCGCCCGCCTCCGCCTCGCGACGCGCGCGGGCGAGACGGAAGCCGCGATCGACGCCGTCCGGACGATTGCCGACGAAAAGGAGTTACACGTCGTCGAACCCCTCACGGAGGGAACCGCATGA
- a CDS encoding homoserine dehydrogenase: MSGHRLAVVGAGAVGGSVVELAAEYGHTVTAFADSSSAVVDEEGIDPASVLERKRTEGVVGSGDPEDALDAEYDVLVEATPTTLGDAEPGFSHARSALERDRHLVLANKGPVAERYGELTSLARESAGDVRFEATVGGAIPVLSTIEDLGPSHVEAARGVLNGTANFVLSRMAAEGLDYEHVLAEAQDLGVAEADPSFDVEGTDAALKCVILANVLSDGREYTLADAEVEGITDIPGSALDLAAEDGRTIRLIGEATPNGGVRVGPRLVPTNAALSVTGTRNIVQLETAHAGQLNISGRGAGGPETATAVLADVGRLD; the protein is encoded by the coding sequence ATGAGCGGACACCGCCTCGCCGTCGTCGGCGCGGGTGCGGTCGGCGGGTCGGTCGTCGAACTCGCCGCGGAGTACGGCCACACCGTCACCGCCTTCGCCGACTCCTCGTCGGCCGTCGTGGACGAGGAGGGCATCGACCCCGCGTCCGTCCTCGAACGCAAGCGGACGGAGGGCGTCGTCGGGAGCGGCGACCCGGAGGACGCTCTCGACGCCGAGTACGACGTGTTGGTGGAGGCGACGCCGACGACGCTCGGCGACGCCGAACCCGGCTTCTCTCACGCGCGGTCGGCGCTCGAACGCGACAGACATCTCGTGCTCGCGAACAAGGGTCCGGTCGCCGAACGCTACGGCGAGTTGACGTCGCTCGCGCGCGAGAGCGCGGGCGACGTCCGGTTCGAGGCGACGGTCGGCGGCGCGATTCCCGTCCTCTCGACTATCGAGGACCTCGGCCCCTCCCACGTCGAGGCGGCGCGCGGCGTCCTCAACGGGACGGCGAACTTCGTCCTCTCGCGGATGGCCGCCGAGGGACTCGACTACGAACACGTGCTCGCGGAAGCGCAGGACCTCGGCGTCGCGGAGGCGGACCCCTCCTTCGACGTCGAGGGGACCGACGCGGCGTTGAAATGCGTCATCCTCGCGAACGTCCTCTCCGACGGAAGAGAGTACACCCTCGCGGACGCCGAAGTCGAGGGTATCACGGACATCCCCGGCAGCGCACTCGATTTGGCCGCCGAGGACGGGCGGACGATTCGCCTCATCGGCGAGGCGACGCCGAACGGCGGCGTCCGCGTCGGCCCGCGCCTCGTCCCGACGAACGCGGCGCTCTCTGTCACCGGGACGCGGAACATCGTCCAACTGGAGACCGCTCACGCCGGCCAGTTGAACATCAGCGGCCGCGGAGCGGGCGGCCCAGAGACTGCAACGGCCGTTCTCGCCGACGTCGGGCGACTCGACTGA
- the tuf gene encoding translation elongation factor EF-1 subunit alpha: MSDKPHQNLAIIGHVDHGKSTLVGRLLFETGSVPEHVIEQHREEAESKGKGGFEFAYVMDNLAEERERGVTIDIAHQEFDTDEYYFTIVDCPGHRDFVKNMITGASQADNAVLVVAADDGVAPQTREHVFLARTLGINELIIAVNKMDVVDYSEDTYKEVKEEVQNLLQQVRFRSEDATFVPISAFEGDNIAEASDNTSWYDGPTLLQSLNDLPAAEPPTDAPLRLPIQDVYTISGIGTVPVGRIETGTMSPGDNVSFQPSDVGGEVKTVEMHHEEVPQAGPGDNVGFNVRGVGKDDIRRGDVCGPADDPPSVAETFKAQVVVMQHPSVITAGYTPVFHAHTAQVACTIESIDQKLDPSSGEVAEENPDFIKSGDAAVVTVRPQKPLSIEPSGEIPELGSFAVRDMGQTIAAGKVLEVNER, from the coding sequence ATGAGTGACAAACCGCACCAGAACTTGGCCATCATCGGCCACGTCGACCACGGAAAGAGTACGCTGGTCGGGCGACTCCTGTTCGAGACAGGATCCGTCCCCGAGCACGTAATCGAGCAGCACCGAGAAGAGGCAGAGTCCAAAGGCAAGGGCGGATTCGAGTTCGCCTACGTCATGGACAACCTCGCAGAAGAGCGCGAACGCGGTGTCACCATCGACATCGCGCACCAGGAGTTCGACACCGACGAGTACTACTTCACCATCGTCGACTGTCCTGGTCACCGCGACTTCGTCAAGAACATGATCACGGGTGCCTCGCAGGCCGACAACGCGGTTCTCGTCGTCGCCGCCGACGACGGTGTCGCGCCCCAGACCCGCGAGCACGTCTTCCTGGCCCGCACCCTGGGCATCAACGAACTCATCATCGCGGTCAACAAGATGGACGTCGTTGATTACAGCGAAGACACCTACAAGGAAGTCAAAGAGGAAGTCCAGAACCTCCTGCAGCAGGTTCGCTTCCGCTCCGAAGACGCGACGTTCGTCCCCATCTCGGCGTTCGAGGGCGACAACATCGCAGAAGCGTCCGACAACACGTCCTGGTACGACGGTCCGACGCTGCTTCAATCGCTCAACGACCTGCCGGCCGCGGAGCCGCCGACGGACGCGCCGCTTCGCCTGCCGATTCAGGACGTCTACACCATCTCCGGCATCGGTACGGTCCCGGTCGGCCGCATCGAGACGGGGACGATGAGCCCCGGCGACAACGTCTCCTTCCAGCCCTCCGACGTGGGCGGCGAAGTGAAGACGGTCGAGATGCACCACGAAGAGGTTCCGCAGGCCGGCCCCGGCGACAACGTCGGGTTCAACGTCCGCGGCGTCGGTAAGGACGACATCCGACGCGGTGACGTCTGTGGTCCCGCCGACGACCCGCCGTCCGTCGCAGAGACGTTCAAGGCGCAGGTCGTCGTCATGCAGCACCCCTCGGTCATCACGGCCGGGTACACGCCGGTCTTCCACGCCCACACGGCGCAGGTCGCGTGTACCATCGAGTCCATCGACCAGAAACTCGACCCCTCCTCTGGCGAAGTCGCAGAGGAGAACCCCGACTTCATCAAGTCCGGCGACGCGGCTGTCGTGACGGTGCGACCGCAAAAGCCGCTCAGCATCGAGCCGTCGGGCGAAATCCCGGAACTCGGCAGCTTCGCTGTCCGCGACATGGGCCAGACCATCGCGGCCGGCAAGGTGCTCGAGGTCAACGAGCGATAG
- the rpsJ gene encoding 30S ribosomal protein S10, whose translation MQQARVRLAGTSPEDLDNICDDVREIANKTGVNLSGPIPLPTKTLEVPTRKSPDGEGTATWEHWEMRVHKRLIDIDADERALRQLMRIQVPNDVSIEIVLED comes from the coding sequence ATGCAGCAGGCACGCGTTCGTCTCGCCGGGACCAGCCCGGAGGACCTCGACAACATCTGCGACGACGTCCGCGAAATCGCCAACAAGACGGGCGTCAATCTCAGTGGGCCGATTCCGCTGCCGACGAAGACGCTCGAAGTTCCGACGCGGAAGTCCCCCGACGGAGAGGGGACGGCCACGTGGGAACACTGGGAGATGCGCGTCCACAAGCGTCTCATCGACATCGACGCTGACGAACGCGCCCTGCGCCAGCTGATGCGCATTCAGGTGCCGAACGACGTCAGCATCGAGATCGTCCTCGAAGACTGA
- a CDS encoding tyrosine-type recombinase/integrase has product MPRTHQTNLEPIQPEEAKELYLSQRADEVSESTIQAHHYRLSHFVQWCDEVAEIDNMNILSGRDLQHYKMWRRDDGDLNNVTMVTQLSTLRVFINWCENIDGVASGTHDKILMPSLAKNEDRRTAMLSNDAASRLIEFLREYKRASREHALVEVLWHTGMRIGAAHSLDVEDYDADGQYVELHHRPDTETRLKNREEGERHVSLSAEICDILDSYIKYKREDAADMFGRNPLFSTPHGRPAKSTLRDNIYQTTRPCEYTGECPHNREIATCEAMDRNKASKCPSSVSPHAIRRGSITHHLSEDVPEKVVSDRMNVSLDVLEKHYDRRGNREKAEQRRDYLENI; this is encoded by the coding sequence GTGCCTCGAACGCACCAAACCAATCTCGAACCGATTCAGCCAGAGGAGGCTAAGGAACTGTATCTCTCACAGCGAGCGGATGAGGTTTCAGAGAGTACCATCCAAGCACACCACTACCGGCTCAGTCATTTCGTGCAGTGGTGCGATGAGGTCGCAGAGATAGACAACATGAACATTCTGAGTGGCCGTGACCTCCAGCACTACAAAATGTGGCGGCGCGATGACGGCGACCTCAACAACGTCACAATGGTCACGCAGTTATCGACACTTCGTGTCTTCATCAATTGGTGCGAGAACATTGACGGGGTAGCAAGTGGAACACACGATAAGATTTTGATGCCGTCACTGGCGAAGAACGAGGACCGACGAACGGCGATGCTTAGTAACGACGCGGCGAGTCGGCTCATTGAGTTCCTTCGAGAGTACAAGCGTGCAAGCCGAGAACACGCTCTTGTTGAAGTTCTATGGCACACCGGAATGCGAATTGGAGCGGCCCATAGCCTTGATGTAGAGGACTATGACGCCGATGGACAGTACGTTGAACTTCACCACCGTCCTGACACAGAAACGCGTCTGAAGAACAGAGAGGAGGGAGAGCGACACGTCTCTTTGAGTGCTGAAATATGCGATATATTGGATTCATACATCAAGTACAAACGCGAGGACGCCGCCGACATGTTCGGTCGTAACCCGCTGTTCTCCACCCCTCACGGAAGGCCAGCAAAATCGACTCTCCGAGATAATATCTACCAGACTACTCGACCGTGCGAATACACAGGGGAGTGTCCTCACAACCGAGAAATAGCCACCTGTGAAGCCATGGACCGAAACAAGGCGAGCAAGTGTCCATCGAGTGTGAGTCCCCACGCCATTCGGCGTGGCTCAATCACACATCACCTATCAGAGGACGTTCCAGAGAAGGTCGTCAGCGACCGGATGAATGTGAGCCTTGACGTTCTTGAGAAGCACTATGACCGCCGTGGGAATCGAGAGAAGGCCGAACAGCGTCGGGACTATTTGGAGAATATCTAA
- a CDS encoding Eco57I restriction-modification methylase domain-containing protein: MPNSSALYDSIRSIAEQTDDDMSERDVENLFLERGFYDALDYEGTGTDLRSEFTLPDDRRPDYITLDSNEAVTAVYEFKTTGRDLPPHESQLFGYMDFLRAEYGVLTNGEELRLYRRGENRPLIVASMASITESDARDLVSALQKREFDLTSADDVNQFLEDLDPIPLDEQAELGQEHFFDTFRLEEGSPFADLVTGMMDLLEELRDERDAKFVKGAYDFWEATYASEPDEVPASWEPFIDGNQSLRDFMFCLESGHALLARLLLAKATEDHDFFAGTGYDGMDDYFRGLQGFGQSINLDAFPVAADNLIDDMQEQLVEGLFQDDIFVWWTDGYEEQLSRGHETGANQFEAVAKESDGVERISEATRNRFSRAVAEVFFNVLRFDFGEVEGDLLGDLYQRYFDPETRKALGEFYTPQPVIDYIMDGVGYERGVSGERLIDPACGSGTFLVEAVERYLADVERYEDDPDWKDHLQDLCTRPRVVGLDIHPFAVLMAQIRFVVAILPAYREAKQSHPNYTIRRLPIYRTDTLRNERELTGADLGGDGTRQMTFDAMTEDEQDVRIPVPLPVEVDEDEAAETEDGFLVRRVRMPLFDTIQLETGVGNFGEYFAALQGVLDTVKDHMALAEEFGGDFDWTYQSGLEERINQHTSQEYSGVEDFFAPYVNDMLENVRYLKEEHNDGRLFKMFEDTVLALVVKNYMEYDYVVGNPPYVRIQNLPDSQKRMMNQLYESTTGNYDIYGPFYERGLDWLSEDTGKLGYITPNQFMTTDYGEGLRRVLLRESRINEVYDFRDSGVFEDAKNYPAIVILEDEPDVNERNENEIRCVRVKGDTKEPTNRSLDTAILESVRQHRDEPGYEDEFINVFDHPQGDLDDGYWALMPPEELNIIHKMDAASDASVGDVTDSVFAGTQTSANDVFLVTPIDADRISADDTGSTVTVVPKGESREYEVETDTLRPWLQGRDINRWRGDWSGEHAIVPYTLDRDDDGNLSSNLISQERLEDELPLTWSYLTEHRDTLESREGGRFENRGDWYGFGYPKSMTRFEDPKLICPEIAAEATFMLDEVGTWYFKAAYGVQLEDEFKSRTDTFAALLNSNALDFYLKHYTALKVDGYYKYTTNYLTPLPIAWGDDEDRDEIRGSVSAITTALDTDAKTARFPEAYLGDYDGELEYITYEWQTRRYPVNAEVQGDVEGDFTVQAGRSDVINDPAMYSDDREARKRRAEYVHAAVDGRRVKSGEETTIPIPRSDDGVEELLNRLDDDRDEVAATNTEELERMVNEIVYDMFGITPEEQDVIEEFLETFRVY, encoded by the coding sequence ATGCCGAACTCCTCTGCTCTCTACGATTCCATTCGTTCGATTGCCGAGCAAACGGACGACGATATGAGCGAACGCGACGTGGAAAATCTGTTTCTCGAACGCGGATTCTACGACGCGCTGGACTACGAAGGCACGGGAACAGACCTCCGAAGCGAGTTCACCCTGCCCGACGACCGACGCCCGGACTACATCACTCTCGACTCGAACGAAGCCGTGACTGCGGTGTATGAGTTCAAGACTACAGGGCGTGACCTGCCGCCCCACGAATCGCAACTGTTCGGATATATGGATTTCCTGCGGGCCGAATATGGGGTACTGACTAACGGCGAGGAGTTGCGGCTCTATCGACGGGGGGAGAACCGCCCCCTCATCGTGGCGTCAATGGCGTCGATTACTGAGAGTGATGCCCGCGACCTCGTCAGCGCCCTCCAGAAACGTGAGTTCGACCTCACAAGTGCGGATGACGTGAATCAGTTCCTCGAAGACCTCGACCCGATTCCACTTGACGAACAGGCTGAACTCGGACAGGAACACTTCTTCGACACCTTCCGGCTGGAAGAAGGCAGTCCGTTTGCCGACCTCGTGACCGGGATGATGGACTTGCTTGAAGAACTCCGCGATGAACGGGACGCAAAGTTCGTCAAGGGTGCTTACGACTTTTGGGAAGCGACCTACGCGAGTGAACCCGATGAAGTACCGGCATCGTGGGAACCGTTCATCGACGGGAACCAGTCGCTACGGGACTTTATGTTCTGTCTCGAAAGCGGTCACGCCCTCCTCGCGCGGCTCCTCCTTGCGAAAGCCACGGAAGACCACGACTTCTTCGCGGGAACCGGATACGACGGAATGGACGACTACTTCCGAGGCTTGCAGGGTTTCGGTCAAAGCATCAACCTTGATGCCTTCCCTGTCGCCGCAGACAACCTCATCGACGATATGCAAGAGCAGTTGGTCGAAGGGTTGTTCCAAGACGACATTTTCGTATGGTGGACTGACGGCTACGAGGAGCAACTCTCACGGGGTCACGAAACAGGAGCAAATCAGTTTGAGGCTGTCGCAAAGGAATCAGACGGAGTAGAGCGAATTAGCGAAGCCACGCGGAATCGCTTCAGCCGAGCCGTTGCCGAGGTGTTCTTCAACGTCCTCCGATTCGACTTTGGTGAAGTAGAGGGCGACCTCCTTGGCGACCTCTACCAGCGGTATTTCGACCCGGAAACGCGCAAAGCACTTGGGGAGTTCTACACGCCTCAGCCTGTCATCGACTATATTATGGACGGCGTCGGCTACGAGCGTGGCGTTTCCGGTGAACGGCTCATCGACCCGGCCTGTGGTTCGGGGACATTTCTTGTGGAAGCCGTTGAGCGGTATCTCGCTGACGTGGAACGCTATGAAGATGACCCGGACTGGAAAGACCATCTCCAAGACCTCTGTACGCGCCCTCGTGTGGTAGGACTCGACATTCACCCCTTCGCCGTTCTGATGGCACAGATTCGGTTCGTCGTCGCAATCCTACCCGCGTACCGCGAGGCGAAGCAGTCCCATCCCAATTACACCATTCGGCGTCTCCCTATCTACCGAACAGACACCCTCCGGAACGAGCGCGAACTCACCGGGGCCGACCTTGGTGGTGACGGAACGCGACAGATGACGTTTGACGCGATGACCGAAGACGAACAGGACGTGCGGATTCCCGTTCCCCTTCCGGTCGAAGTCGATGAGGACGAAGCCGCCGAGACGGAAGACGGGTTCCTCGTGCGCCGCGTTCGGATGCCGCTGTTCGACACCATCCAGTTGGAGACGGGAGTTGGGAACTTCGGGGAATACTTCGCGGCTCTACAAGGCGTGCTGGACACCGTCAAAGACCACATGGCCCTTGCCGAGGAGTTCGGCGGCGACTTCGACTGGACGTACCAGAGCGGCCTTGAGGAGCGAATCAATCAGCATACCTCGCAGGAGTACTCCGGCGTCGAGGATTTCTTCGCGCCCTACGTGAACGATATGCTGGAGAACGTTCGGTATCTCAAGGAGGAACACAACGACGGGCGGCTGTTCAAGATGTTCGAGGACACGGTGCTGGCCCTCGTTGTGAAGAATTATATGGAGTACGACTACGTCGTGGGCAACCCTCCCTACGTCCGTATCCAGAATCTCCCGGATAGTCAGAAGCGGATGATGAACCAATTGTATGAGTCCACAACAGGGAACTACGATATTTACGGCCCGTTCTATGAGCGTGGTCTTGATTGGTTATCTGAGGATACGGGAAAACTCGGGTACATCACTCCGAATCAGTTTATGACCACGGACTACGGCGAGGGGCTTCGGCGTGTGTTGTTGCGTGAAAGCCGAATCAACGAGGTATACGACTTCCGCGATTCGGGCGTCTTCGAGGATGCGAAGAATTACCCGGCTATCGTCATCCTCGAAGACGAACCGGACGTGAACGAGCGAAACGAGAACGAAATCCGGTGTGTGCGTGTGAAGGGTGATACGAAAGAACCTACGAACCGAAGCCTCGATACCGCAATCCTCGAATCAGTCCGTCAGCACCGTGACGAACCCGGCTATGAGGACGAGTTCATCAACGTTTTCGACCATCCGCAGGGTGACTTGGATGACGGATATTGGGCGCTGATGCCGCCGGAGGAACTGAATATCATTCACAAGATGGACGCGGCAAGTGACGCGAGTGTGGGGGATGTGACGGACTCGGTTTTTGCTGGAACACAGACCAGCGCGAACGACGTTTTCCTCGTCACGCCGATTGATGCCGACCGAATTTCTGCCGACGATACAGGTAGCACGGTCACGGTTGTTCCAAAGGGAGAGAGCCGAGAGTATGAGGTTGAAACAGATACGCTACGACCGTGGCTACAGGGTCGAGACATTAACCGATGGCGTGGAGATTGGTCTGGAGAACACGCAATCGTACCGTACACGCTCGACCGTGACGACGACGGGAACCTCTCCTCGAATCTAATCAGTCAGGAGAGGTTGGAAGACGAGTTGCCCTTGACGTGGTCGTATTTGACGGAGCATCGAGACACATTAGAAAGCCGCGAAGGAGGGCGGTTTGAAAACCGGGGAGACTGGTACGGGTTTGGGTATCCCAAGAGTATGACGCGATTTGAAGACCCGAAACTTATCTGCCCTGAAATCGCGGCAGAAGCGACGTTTATGTTGGATGAGGTCGGAACGTGGTATTTCAAGGCCGCATACGGTGTGCAACTCGAAGATGAGTTCAAGAGTCGAACAGATACGTTCGCCGCGCTGTTGAACTCCAATGCATTGGACTTCTATCTCAAGCACTACACGGCACTGAAGGTCGATGGATACTACAAGTACACCACGAACTATCTCACTCCCCTTCCGATTGCATGGGGCGACGACGAAGACCGCGACGAGATTCGGGGGTCCGTGTCTGCAATCACTACGGCGTTAGACACAGATGCCAAAACCGCGCGATTCCCTGAGGCATACCTCGGGGACTATGACGGCGAACTTGAGTACATCACCTACGAGTGGCAGACGCGCCGGTATCCTGTCAACGCCGAAGTACAGGGAGATGTGGAGGGCGACTTTACGGTACAGGCCGGTCGGTCGGACGTAATCAACGACCCGGCGATGTACTCTGACGACCGTGAGGCCCGGAAGCGTCGCGCCGAGTACGTTCACGCCGCCGTAGATGGCCGTAGGGTCAAGAGCGGCGAGGAAACGACCATTCCCATCCCCCGGAGCGACGATGGCGTTGAGGAACTTCTGAACCGTCTCGATGACGACCGCGATGAGGTGGCGGCGACGAACACCGAAGAACTGGAAAGAATGGTAAACGAGATTGTCTATGATATGTTTGGAATTACGCCTGAGGAGCAGGATGTGATTGAGGAGTTCTTAGAGACGTTCCGAGTGTACTGA
- a CDS encoding tyrosine-type recombinase/integrase, with amino-acid sequence MNAIPPHEAKNRYLKDKSTDVTDSTLSNYRTTLNGFCDWLCDEAGVKTLNTLTSDEIQQFKEWRLERVKTITLKTDMTCIKGFIQFCEHISAVPDGMSQLVRVPKPSREDEVSDSILTSDEATEILDYLEKHEYASLRHVVFLVLWKTGMRRSSLYGLDKRDFEDGSKPYLKVRHRPETETPLKNKGRGDRDVRISGEVADVLRDYLRFNHRDGEDEHGRTPLLMSSHGKRCEPSTIQRNIYTVTRPCHYTGECPMGRDLDECEATSYNTASKCPASVSPHALRRGYVTESLNAGQPKDVTADRVDMSHEVMDKHYDKATKNEQMERREDYLVDV; translated from the coding sequence ATGAACGCAATCCCGCCGCACGAAGCGAAGAACCGCTACCTGAAAGACAAGTCTACCGACGTAACCGACTCCACACTATCGAACTACCGGACCACGCTGAACGGTTTCTGTGATTGGCTGTGCGATGAGGCGGGAGTGAAGACGCTCAATACGCTGACGAGTGACGAGATTCAGCAGTTCAAGGAGTGGCGATTAGAGCGTGTGAAGACCATCACGCTCAAGACCGACATGACCTGCATCAAGGGCTTCATCCAGTTCTGTGAACACATCAGCGCGGTTCCCGACGGGATGAGCCAATTAGTCCGCGTCCCGAAGCCGAGCCGCGAGGACGAGGTTTCCGATAGTATTCTCACAAGTGACGAGGCAACCGAGATTTTGGACTACCTCGAAAAACACGAGTACGCGAGCCTACGTCACGTCGTGTTCTTAGTTCTCTGGAAGACCGGGATGCGACGGAGTTCGCTATATGGACTCGACAAGCGCGACTTCGAGGACGGCTCAAAGCCGTATCTCAAAGTTCGCCATCGTCCAGAAACAGAAACACCGCTCAAGAACAAGGGTCGAGGCGACCGTGACGTTCGGATAAGCGGAGAAGTCGCTGATGTGCTACGGGACTACCTTCGATTCAACCATCGAGATGGGGAGGACGAACATGGGCGCACACCTCTACTCATGTCCTCTCACGGGAAGCGATGTGAACCCTCTACCATCCAGCGGAACATCTACACCGTAACTCGTCCCTGCCACTATACTGGAGAGTGTCCGATGGGGCGTGACCTCGATGAGTGCGAGGCGACCTCGTACAATACGGCAAGCAAGTGTCCTGCTTCTGTAAGTCCTCACGCTCTCCGACGAGGATACGTGACCGAGTCACTGAACGCTGGCCAGCCGAAGGATGTGACTGCTGACCGAGTAGATATGTCTCACGAGGTCATGGACAAGCACTACGACAAAGCGACTAAGAACGAGCAGATGGAGCGACGAGAGGACTACCTCGTGGACGTATAA